TTGAAAAAAACTTCCCTGTATCATGAACAAGATTACCACTTTCAATATCAAAATGCCATAACTTAAGTTTGTCAAGTGGGATTTGATTTAGACTGTATTTTGTTTCGGCATTTTTTTCTTTTAACCAATCCAAAACTTTGGCCGAAGGCATTATTTCTGAATCTTTCGTGAGAGCAGATTTGAAGAAATCGATTTCGGTTTGTTTTATAGATTTTGACATATTGAGAAGATCTGAAATATTTCTTTTGACCTATTTTGAGATTGATTTTTTTAAAATAATACAACCGACAAAATTAAGAATTATTTTTTACTTTAGATATAAGTGTTGACTACATGTAACGGCACATTACCTATTTAATCCAATATAACGGTGCCATAAAGTTCATTTCGGATTATTATATTTACTTTTTACGGTAATATTGCTAAAAGGAAGTACCTCAGTGGGGCTAATCAAAGACATTTTGTATGGTTCTCTTTTCATACCTGCAAGAGAAAAAGTAAAACTAGTTCTATTTTGAAAAAAGTCCCCATTTATTGCGGAAACGATAAAATCGGAAATCGGTTTTTTAGAAAGATAAGGATAGAAAATCCATTTGTCTCCGGAATTATTTTCAAGTAGTAAGAATGTATTTTTTACGTCAACACTTTGAGGTAGTTCATTTATGGAAACCTTCATTATGTCAGATTTAAATAGTGTGTCATTTTCATATGGATTGTTATTTTTTTGAATAGAAATTTCTGAAATAATATTATTTTTATTGTAGTCAAAATTCTCTTTATATAAATATTCGAATTCCGGTGACTTTTCTAGCGTATATTTTTTTTTATCTATTAATTTTTGAATGGAAACCGAGCTTGACCTATACTTGTCATTTTCCTCAACATATTGATTATGAATAAAATTGAACCTATTAGATTCTCCCATATTTCTTAAAAAATACAAATTGGAAATTCCGGTTCTGATTTGAATAATATAAAAAACCAAAAAGGCTGATAAAACCACAAAACCAGCAATTTTTGATTTTAAACGGTTATTTGAAAATTTTAAGACTGCTATATAAACACACCCAAAAGAAAGATAGGAAAACATCAGATACCATGAAACATTCATAATCTCTGAAATCGATTTCTCCTGATACCTTTGAACAGTAACTGCAAAAACACTTAAAATCAAAAATAATAATACAAGGCCCAACCACTTTTCTGTATCATTGCCCTTCTTGAATAGAAAATTCCTGAAAAACAAGTAAATAGTCACTCCGACAAATATGATTCCCATGCCTGAAGCCATCAGGATTTTAAGCGATTCGTTGTCCGATATAATCGAAAATGCTCCAACCTCAGAAAAAAATATTTTCAGAAAATAAAATGGGTTGTACAATATTGAAATTAAACTTCCTGAAATTGGTTTGAAATTACTTGTATAAGTGAATTTAAAAAACAAAAAGTAATGAAAAGTAAAGATTGCTATGAACCCAATTAGTAATTTGAAGTTACGAATAAATACCGAGAATAAAATTGCCAGAACTAATGCAATGAACCCATTCGCAGTACCAAATGGAATCAAGAAAAAAATCAAAAAATTTAATATATAGGATTGAGGCCTTTTGATTAACAAATGAAAAAGCAAGAGGGTAAAAAAGAAGGTTGACAAAAAGTAGTTAGCCGTACCCCAAAAAATTATGTAATGGTTTAGTGTAAAGATACTTAAGAAAACCGGTATTGTAAAGTAGGATGGAAAATGCAATGTTTTGAAATAGCTGTAAAACAACTGTGTTATTCCAAAAACAAAAACAAGTGAATTTAAGTAAAAATACCTGATATTAATTGTTCCAAATAATTTGAAATTGATTAGAAAGATGATACGCTGAATAAGAGGAAGGCTCTCACTTTCTTTAGTAAATAGATAATGCCACAATCCCTCTTTATAGTAATAATTAATTATTTCCTGGGCATAGAACCTGTTTTCGTCCATTACATGAAATGTGGATTTAAACCTGGTAATAACTATTGCATAAAACACTAAAATAAGTAAATAGAATGTGGAATTGAATCTGTCAAATTTAAAATAAAAAGTACTATTCATTCTCCGGAAAATGGGAATTGATTGTGAATAATTTAAAAACGATTAAAATTGTTAAACTTAGTTTAACAAAATTTAAATATCTGTAAACATACTGACAAAAAAGATTTTCAACAAGCAAACAGAATATTTGAAACTTACTTTTTTCAAAAAAATACAAAAACCTAACACAAAATGACGCCTTGCAAAATTTGATTTGAAAGGCGTCATTTTATTGATAATTGTAAAGGGCTGATAATATGTAGTTTGTCAGAAAAATAGTTCCAGTTAAAAAAAATATCTAATTTGTAGCCACTTACCTCACATCTCAACTATTCTCCTCGGCTTTTCACCGGCAGCAAACAAAGGGTATTGATCAAAAATACTTCTCACTACACTTCGGTAATAATTTACAGGCTTATTTACTTTCTTATTGAAAACCCCCGAAGCATATCCTCTCCATATCAATCGACTGCTACGTGCATCCAACAAGGATACGAGAATCATTCCGCCCCCAAAATTATAATTCTGGACTTTATATACATCCTCATTCTCGTATTTATTCACCCATCTGTCTAAAGAAGGCTGAAAATACCCCTTATATCCAACCCTTTCCTTGATAATACTGTAGCTTACCAACAAGCCCGGATCTTCGTCTTGCATTTTATATCCACGAGCCTTCATTTGCCGCCTTATCGCATCCTGTATTTCGGTACAAATGTCGTTTGTATCAATTTCACAATTCAGAAAATTGTAAGATGAATAAGTAGTAAAATCTGTATCATAGCTATAATCGTTGTCAACGAGCAGCTTAGCTGTATTACAGCTCAACATAGTCATGGCAGTCGCCACGGCGAGTAATAGGTATTTCTTCATTAGGGTATAAATATTTTAAAATTTCAGTAAATACGCAATACTTTAGTTTTCAGTTGCTTATTTCAACAAATTTTAATAATTTTTTTTAACCCACCTATCATTACCCAAAAATATTTTTCATAATTTATTATTTGGGCAGCAAATCGTGCTTTCACCAGTCGCTCTTTTTTGCGGCTATCGCCAGCAAAAAAAGGAGCTCCAACAATGGCTCAATCACGGCTGCAATTCGGAAAAGCGTTTATTTTCCTGAGTAGTAAGCAAGTGCTTTTTTCATGTCAGTTTTTGAAAGTGAAATATCATAAGCACAGTCGCCGATTCCTTTCAAAATAGATGCCCTGACTAATTTGCCCCGGTTTTTCTTGTCTTGTTGTGTTAATTTTATAATGGTATCAAAATCAGCAGAATCAATATTTACAGTACCATAAACTGCATAAATAAACTCCTCAATCTGAGCCAGTTCGTCTTCTTTGAGCATCCCTTTCTGGAATCCAATGTATGCTTCTGCAATCATTCCGGCGGCAATAGCCTCACCATGCAGCAGCCTTTTTTTGCCTTTATCTAAAAAGAAAGTTTCGATTGCATGCCCGAGCGTATGACCGAAATTCAGGATTTTTCTCAGTCCTTTTTCAGTTGGGTCAGCTGTCACAACTTTTTTCTTAATTTCTACCGAATGCTGTATCAAATCTCCCAGATTTTGTTGATCCAAATCCAGAATCTTGATTTCTTTCCACTTGGCGGCATCCTGAATCAGGCAATGTTTAATAATTTCCGCAAATCCCGACCTCAACTCTCTTTCGGGCAAAGACTTAAGAAATTCTTTATCTATCAACACGGCATTTGGCAACGTAAAAACTCCCAAATGGTTTTTAAATCCTTGAAAATCAATGCCTAATTTACCTCCTACGCTGGCATCTACCTGCGAAAGTAAGGTGGTCGGAATCTGTATGAAATCAATGCCTCTCTTATAAGTTGCTGCACAAAAGCCACCCATATCACCAATCACACCACCACCAAGATTGACCAAAAGTGAATGCCTGTCAAGTTCATTTTCAGTCATTTGTTCCCAGATATATGAACAAGTTTCAAGATTTTTGTTTTCCTCTCCCGCTTTTATCTGAATTACTTTATGGGCAGGAAGCAAGGGCTTAACTGATTCATAGCAATGTTTTTTGGTATTTTGATCAACCAAAACCATCACTTTGGAATAATTTTTATCGCTTAAATATTGGCTTAGCGTTTCGGAGATTGGCCCGATTTGTACAGACATTTTCTTAGATTTTGAAATGCAAAATTACGCTTTTAAGCTGTAAAATGTAAGAAAATATTGCAAACTCAAATATTCAGAATTTGCTGACCAATAATTTTTGCAGATGATTAGTAAAAAAACACCTCATCAATGAAAAACCAGCCTTTATCTCCTTTGCCGGGATGCCATGCGGGAAGTTTTGAAACAGGATGAGCCACAATTTTCACTTCACTGATTTCAGTCCCTGTCATACTCAAATCAATTCCTTTTGCTGCCTGGCTGCCCATTTTTTTCAAAGGATCAGGAATGACTTTCTTTAGTAAAATCCAGCTTTTACCTTTTTGTCGATAAAATACTTCGACCCACTCCGGGGGCATGATGTAAGAATCAGGTTTTTCGGAATAGCTGATGGTCATCCCGGTGGCCTTTGTGGATTTTTCGAAATAAATTATACTTTCAAAATCTTTTCCCCGATAACCCAGCCAGTTTTCATCTTTAAAATTGGTGACATCACCCAATTTGCTATTGATTAGATTTATCCCTCCTTTTCCTTGATATTGGGGGTCAGGTTGAGTAATCAATTCGGCTTTCTGAGCTTTTATGCCTGACTTATAAAAAGTAAAAGTTTTAGCCTCAGATGCCAGCCAACCCTCTTTGGTGGCCAAAACATTAATTTTAGTGTATTTGGAAAGCCTGATGGGAGTTTTATATTCCTGTGCCTTCAACGTATCAGGCTGAGAGCCATCAATGGTATATCTGAGCGTAACTTTGGGAAGAGAATGCTTGAATTTTATCTCAGTTTGGTCATTGATAATCAGACTTTCATTGACCAATGAAGGAGGGTTTAATCTTAGTTTTTCCGAAGGATTGGGCACAAAACCTGTATAAACCAGCAATCCATTTTTTTGGAGATTTTGAGCTTCTGAACTTGTAATTTTTGTCTCCCATAAATACAACTCCTTCAATGATTTCAAAGGCAGCAATTTGGATAGCTCATTCAAACTGATTTTTGTATTGGAAAGAGCCAGATGATTGAGATTTTTGCAGTTTCTAAGCTTTTCAATACCTTTTCCACTAATATTGGTCTGATTAAGGGTTACTTTTTCGAGGTTGGAAAATTTGGCAAGAATATCAAAAACTTCATCCCCAACTGGCATTTTGGCTAAATTAATACCCACCAATTGTCCCTTTGCTTTTTCTAAGTTTTTAAGGGTATTCAGGTCAAATTTTGAGTTAACAAAAAAATCGGCCATCAAAGCAGGTGAACCATTTGCGATGGGTTCAACTGTACAAAAAGGTGTATTTAATTTTTCTATATCCGACTCCGATAGGGCTTTGAAATCATAAACTTTTTCAGGAGCCTCTAAGTTGCTTTTCCATTTAAAAAAAAATGAATTGGGGGTTAATTGGCTAATTTTCAAAGTGTAGTTTGTCCCTTCTTTGATCCAATTTTTTAGTATTTCAATTTCTTCTTTTGTCAATTGGGGTTTCCCTTTGGGAGCCATGTGCTTTTTATCTTCTTCGGGCAAAGCAATCCTTTTCAAAATATGACTATTAGTGGTATCGGCGGCAACCCACAATTTACCATTTTTCCCGCCTTTCTTAATGGATTCTATGCTTGTTACATCCAGTTTTCCCTTAGCTTTTTGTGGATTATGGCAGCTTTTGCACTTATTCTGTAAAATAGGATTCACCAACTTCCCAAAAACCGTATCATTATGTGTATTTTTTTCAGATTTGAAGCTCAAAAAATCTTCTCCATGGGTTATACTTCCTCCCAAATGCCCGACAACGGCCATTAGTCCAAAAACTAAAATTCCGGACCATAGGCTAAGCTTGGGATTATCTGTTATGTTTTTTCTAAATTCATAAAGCATATATGATAACACGCTTACTATCAGTCCTGTGGTTTTATGATACTTGAGTTGTGTTATCTCATAATCTCCTCCAAATGAAAGCAAAAAGCCAGAAAAAGTGGTCACAGCAGCCGAAAACGCCAGGATTAAAAGAAGATATTCAAATATTATTTCAGAAGATGCCTTTTCGATATTGGAACGAACAAGAAAAAATAAAGGTATAGCAACCGCAAAGCCTATAGGCAAATGCAGAATGAGCGGGTGGAACTTCCCTGCATAATTTAACCAATCAGGAGATTGTACTTTTTCCTGGAAAATAAAAAATAAAACACCGATGACGTTAAGCCCTAAAGTCAGCAGAGAGAGAATTCTTTTCATATCAGGCGATGATTCCGGGGACTAATTTGCCAGCAATGTCGGTCAGGCGATACCTGCGACCAAGGTGTTTATAGTTGAGCATTTCATGATTGAGACCCATCAGATGGAGTACCGTGGCATGAAAATCATGCACATGTACGGGGTCTTTGATGATATTATAGCCAAAATCGTCAGTCTCACCATACACTATTCCGGGCTTTACCCCACCTCCTGCCATCCAGATACTGTAAGCTCTGGGGTGATGATCGCGTCCGTAGTTATCTTTTCCGAAAGCTCCCTGTGAGTAGTTGGTACGGCCAAACTCGCCTCCCCATATCACAAGTGTTTCGTCTAACAGGCCTCTTTGCTTTAAGTCCATCACCAATGCTGCCGATGCTCTGTCCACATCTTCGGCCTGGAGGGGCATCTCACCGGTGAGATTTCCGTGCTGATCCCAACCCTGATGGTACAATTGAACAAATCGCACCCCAGACTCCGATAATTTTCTGGCCAACAGTGCATTAGCTGCATAAGTGCCAGGCACAAGACAATCGGGCCCATACATTTTTATGATATGATCAGGTTCTTTACTCAGGTCGGTGAGCTCAGGTACGGCGGTCTGCATCCTATAGGCCATTTCATACTGCTTAACTTTGGCCTCCACCTCAGGATCCTTGTTTTGTTCAAAACCCAAATGGTTGAGTTCTGCCAGTTTATCCAGCATTCTTCTGCGGGCTTCTTTGTCGGTTCCTTCGGGGTTATTGAGATATAAAATGGGTTCTTCTCCACTCGAAAAAACTACTCCCTGATGGGTCGAATCCAGGAAGCCGTTGGTCCATAGTTTTGAATAGACCCCTTGACCATTGCCTCGTCCTCTTGACAGCAATACACAAAATGCCGGCAAATTTTGATTTTCACTTCCCAGACCATAGCTTAGCCATGCACCCATGCTGGGGCGATTTCCCACCTGAGCACCGGTCTGTAAAAAAGTAAGTGCTGGATCATGATTAATAGCCTCGGTATTCATTGTTTTTACGATACAAATATCATCGGCGATTTTTGCAATATTGGGGAAAAGTTCACTTATCCAGGCTCCTGATTTTCCATGCTGATTAAACTTAAAATAAGAACCTACCAACGGAAAATTCTTTTGTCCGGAAGTCATACCTGTTAACCGCTGGCCGTTTCTGATGGATTCAGGTAAATCTTGCCCGGCCATTTTGTTGAGAAGTGGCTTGTAGTCAAAACTTTCGAGCTGAGAAGGAGCCCCATTTTGAAACAAATAGATGATTCTTTTTGCCTTTGGAGCAAAATGCGGTAAGCCCACCGGAAATGCACTTGAAGTTTCCCCTGACCCAAATAAATCCGGCATTAAAAGTGAACCAAGGGCCGCAGAGCCCAGACCCACTGCCGCTTTGCCCAGAAAGTGCCTGCGGGTAATATTCAGCCGGTTTTTCAAAAATTCATTTTCCATAATTTAGATTCTGATCAGGGTTTCTTCCATATTATAAATCATCTGATAGGTTTGTAAAAGTGCGGCCAGTTCAATATTGTTTTTTACCGATTTGTTCTCGTATTCTCCTATCTTTTTCAGGGCTTCTATTTTCTTTGGATTTTTCTGAAAATATTTCATTTCGTCTTCGAAATAAGCCTTTAATATCTTCAGTTCATCACTGGAGGGTTTTCTACATACAATTTTCCTGAAACCATCAGTAAGAGCCTTATCGATAGTTTTTTTATTCAATAATTCAGACTGAGCCATTACCCTGGAGCTTTCCAGTACGTGCGGGTCGTTGAGCATGGCCAATGCCTGCAAGGGGGTATTGGTCCGGCCTCTTTGCACCTCACATTGGTCGCGGTTACTGGCGTCAAAAATAAGCATCGATGGCGGTGGCACGGTACGTTTTATAAAAACATACATACCCCTTCGATACAATTCTTTTCCATGATCCTGAACATATCTGGCTAGGGTGCCTCTTCCCGAAGTAGCCACTTCCCAGAGGCCTTTCGGCTGATAAGGTTTCACACTTGGACCTCCTATTTCCTGATTCAATAAGTCGGAAGTAGCCAGCACATGATCCCTGACGATTTCTGCAGGAAATCGTAACCTGGACATTCTCGACAAATATTTATTTTCAGGGTCGGTTTTGAGGTGTTTTTCAGTTACAGTGGATGACTGTCTGTAGGTGGCCGACATCACGATTTGTTTAACAAGTCTTTTCATGTTCCATCCATTTTCTCTGAAGTCAACCGATAACCAATCCAAGAGTTCAGGATGAGTTGGCAGCTCTCCCTGCATTCCAAAATCACCCAGAGTTTTTACTATGCCTCTTCCAAAAAACTGCTCCCAAATTCTGTTCACAAAAACCCTTGAGGTCAGTGGATTTTGCGGATCAAACATCCATAGAGTCAGTCCCAAGCGATTTTTTTCAAATCCTCTGAATGGCATAATGGCTGCCGGTGGTCCAAAATCTACCACCTTTCCGTGGGCATCATAATTGCCTCTCTCCAGTAAATAGGTAGGTCTTATTTTTGAAGAATCTTTCATGACCATCACATCCAGCCGGGCAGTATCTTTTTTATTGATAAATTTAAAAATGCTTTTTATGTCTTCATCTTTGATTCGCATATTGGGTGGATCGGCAAATGAAGCATCTATAGTACCGAAGAGGCCTTTTTCGGGCACCTGATTAAAAAAAGCAAAGGTGCCAAAATATTCTTCCTGACTTATTGGGTCAAACTTATGACTGTGGCATTTGGAACATTCCAATGTAAGAGCCAGCATTGATTTCCCAAAAGTATTGGTACGGTCGGTCACATACTCTACCCTATATTCTTCATCAATTACTCCACCCTCCTGTGTGATTTTATGGTTGCGGTTAAAACCCGTGGCTAGTATCATTTCTTTGGCTTTTGGGTGCCCCTTCATTTTCTCGGCAAGAATATCACCCGCCAGCTGCCAGGTTATGAATTTTTTGTAAGAATAATTGGAATTGAAAGCATGAATAACCCAGTCTCTCCATGGCCACATAGTACGCAGGCCATCATCCTGATACCCATGAGAATCGGCATAACGAGCCACATCCAGCCAGTTTATGGCCATTTTTTCTCCAAAATGTTTATCAGACAAAAGTCTGTTTACCACATTTTCATAGGCCTGCGGGCTTTCGTCTTTTAAAAATGCCTCCTGCATTTCGATGGTCGGTGGTAAGCCAGTCAGATCAAAACTCAGTCTCTTTAGCAACGTTTCTTTTCCCGCTTCTTCAGATGGCTTCAACCCTGCAGATTTCATTTTATCATAAATGAAGTTGTCAATTGGATTTCTAACCCATTCCTCGTTAGCTTCGGGCAACTTTGATTTTTCAGGTTTTAGGAAAGACCAGTGTTTTTTGATAGGAGCTCCCTGCTCAATCCATTTTTTAATAATTTTTATTTCCTCCTCGTTAAGGCTTAAATTAGATGAAGGTGGCGGCATCTTCAAGGAAGTATCTGAAGTGCTGATTCTAAGATAAAGCTCAGAAAGCTCAGGTTTTCCTTTAACAATCACATGAGCATCGGGATTATCTTTTAATGCTGCATAAGCCCCATTTTCGGTATCCAGCCTTAAGTCGGCCTCCCTCTTATTGGCATCGGGTCCATGACAATGAAAACACCTGTCTGACAAAATCGGACGAATGTGGAAATTATAGTCCACTACGTCAGGCAAACTATGTCCTTCAGAAGTGGTACACTGCATCTGAAAATAGGTCAATGCAATAAGAAGCCCGGGAATCAGGATTTTTAGCAGTTTTTCCATTAATAGGGTTTAGAATTGTATATCTTAACAATATTAATAAAACTTCTATATTTAATAAAATTTTTTATTAAATAAATTCAATTTCTAGCCGGATTTTATTTCATGGAAATTTAATAAGGTCTGGAAAAACTATCCGGAACCCATTTTTGAAAACAGATTTTTGATTTTATTTTTTGTAATCTGAAAGTGAAAGTTTCAATTTGCAAGAATTTCACTCAAAATATTGTAATTTGAAAGTGAAAGTTTCAATTTGCAAGAAAAAATCATATATTTGTTGCAAAAAAATCTGGAAATATGATTTCGAGAGAATTAGAAAATAGGCTAAAAGATGCATTAAGTAATATTCCCGCGGTGGCTCTTTTGGGCTCCCGACAGGTTGGAAAAACTACTTTGGCATTAAAGATTGCAGAAAGTTTTACTGCCAAAAAGTCAATCTATCTTGACCTGGAGTCTGATGCTGATCGCTCAAAACTCCTCGATGCGGAAGCATTTTTAAAGGTACATTTTAACGAACTTATCATTATTGATGAAGTGCAGCAAATGCCTGATCTTTTCAGAACTTTGAGGGTGATAATCGATCAAAGAAAACGGGCCGGTGAACCCAATGCCCAATTTTTGCTTCTGGGTTCAGCTTCGAGAGATTTGCTTAACCAGAGCTCTGAAACGTTGGCTGGTCGTATTTTGTATCTGGAACTGACTCCTTTTTCGATAAAGGAACTTGTTGAAAGTCAAGATTTTAATTTTTCTCTGGAAAAACTTTGGTTACGAGGGGGATATCCTGATAGTTTTCTTGCCAATAGCGAAAATGTAAGCTGGGACTGGAGAACCGGCTTTATTTCTACCTATGTGGAAAGAGATATTCCGAGAGCAGGTCTGGGCATTTCACCATCCAGAATGCGAAATTTTTGGACCATGCTGGCACATCTTCAAGGACAACAACTTAATCTTTCAGCTCTGGGGAAAGGCCTGGATGTAAGCCATACCACCACCCGAAATTATTTGGATATCTTGACGGAACTGTTTATGGTCAGGCAGTTGCCAACTTGGTCAGGCAATACCAAAAAGAGATTGGTTAAGTCTCCAAAAGTATATATCAGAGATTCAGGCATACTTCATAGACTTCTTATGATTCAGGACTTCCAGCATCTGTTAGGACACCCGGTTGTGGGGTATTCATGGGAAGGTTTTGTGATCGAAAATATTTTAAATTCCTTGTCTGATCAATGGCAAGCAAGTTATTATCGCTCGGCAGAACAAACAGAAATAGATTTAATTCTGGAAAAAGGTAATGAAATATGGGCAATTGAAATAAAAAGAAATCTCACCCCCAAAGTGCCTGTGGGCTTCATAAGAGCAAGTGAAGACATTAAAGCAACCCGCAAATTTCTCTTGTATAACGGAACGGAGACTTTTCCTATGAATGCTGAAATAGAAGCAATGGGTATTTTGGAGTTTTTGAAATTAATTGAAGGATAAAAAAATTGCGGCCTAAAAAATATGAGCCGCAATTCTGTTCTAATCCCAGTTATTAATTCTTTTATCCTTAAAATAAAAAAACTCATCTATATAGACGCATTTCATTCCCATTTCGATGCCTCTGTATATTTTTTTAACATTATTTGTATAAAATTCCCCATTTAAAAAATTTCCCCCAATCGTAAATCCCAAATCGAATCAATCGTAAATTGAGTTAATCGTAAATCCCAAATCGAATTAATCGTCAATCGAATCAATCGTCAATCGAATCAATCGTAAATCAGATCAATCAAATAATCGACCCATTCAGCCCCTTAACCGATAGATTTTCCAAAAATCACAATGGGTGGTTTCATTTTTCAAAAAAAAGAATACTTTTACAAATCTTTATTATCATCAAACTAACCCTAATGGATAGACGAAAATTTATTCAGATGACCGGAATGGGGCTTGGAGCCTTTGCTGCCACGTCCATCCCGATAATTGGTCAGGCCACTACTGCCGAACTTATGGCAGAAAATACGGTGGACATTGCGACCAAAAAGAAATTTGCCGACATCGCCCTAAATGCCGCCCGATCCAAGGGAGCCACTTACACCGATGTCAGAATAGGCAGGTATCTACAGCAGTACCTCTTCACACGTGAGACCCGCGTGCAGAATATTGTGAATGCCGAATCGTATGGCGTCGGAATCAGAGTTATAGCCAATGGTACCTGGGGCTTTGCTGCCACCAGCGACGTTTCGGCTGACGGTATTGCCCGATGTGCCGAAACGGCTGTAGCGATTGCCAAAGCCAATTCAAAAATGCAAACCGAGCCGGTTATACTCGCTCCTCAAAAAGGTGTGGGTGAAGTAACCTGGAATACGCCCATTCAGAAAAATGCTTTTCAGATACCCGTGCAGGAAAAAATTGACCTGCTGATGAAGGTAAATGGCGAAGCAATGAAAAACGGGGCAGCTTTTGTTACCTCAAATCTGTTTTTTATCAACGAGCAAAAATACTTTGCCAGCACCGATGGCTCTTATATCGATCAGGATGTGCATCGAATTTGGCCCACATTTACGGTAACTGCAATTGATAAAGCGGCAGGGAAATTTAAAACCCGCGATGCCCTCAGCTCACCAATGGGCATGGGATATGAGTATCTTGATGGTCTGGCATCGGAGAAAATTGCCGGACCAAAAAATCTCGTAGGCTATCGAAACAGCTACGACATGGTTGAAGATGCCATTTTTGCGGCACAACAAGCCAAAGAAAAAATCACAGCCAAGAGCGTAGAAGCGGGAAAATATGATTTGGTACTTGACCCCAACCACCTTGGTCTTACTATACATGAGTCTGTGGGTCACCCGACCGAGCTCGATCGCGTACTGGGTTATGAAGCCAATTATGCAGGTACCAGCTTTGCCACACTAGACAAGTGGAAAGCCGGCAACTTTAACTATGGCAGCAAGTTGGTCAATATCGTGGCAGACAAAACCCAACCTAATGCCCTCGGTACAGTGGGTTATGACGACGAAGGCGTGCCATGTAAAGAATGGAATATCATCAAAGACG
The sequence above is a segment of the Cytophagaceae bacterium genome. Coding sequences within it:
- a CDS encoding ATP-binding protein, whose protein sequence is MISRELENRLKDALSNIPAVALLGSRQVGKTTLALKIAESFTAKKSIYLDLESDADRSKLLDAEAFLKVHFNELIIIDEVQQMPDLFRTLRVIIDQRKRAGEPNAQFLLLGSASRDLLNQSSETLAGRILYLELTPFSIKELVESQDFNFSLEKLWLRGGYPDSFLANSENVSWDWRTGFISTYVERDIPRAGLGISPSRMRNFWTMLAHLQGQQLNLSALGKGLDVSHTTTRNYLDILTELFMVRQLPTWSGNTKKRLVKSPKVYIRDSGILHRLLMIQDFQHLLGHPVVGYSWEGFVIENILNSLSDQWQASYYRSAEQTEIDLILEKGNEIWAIEIKRNLTPKVPVGFIRASEDIKATRKFLLYNGTETFPMNAEIEAMGILEFLKLIEG
- a CDS encoding TldD/PmbA family protein, whose protein sequence is MDRRKFIQMTGMGLGAFAATSIPIIGQATTAELMAENTVDIATKKKFADIALNAARSKGATYTDVRIGRYLQQYLFTRETRVQNIVNAESYGVGIRVIANGTWGFAATSDVSADGIARCAETAVAIAKANSKMQTEPVILAPQKGVGEVTWNTPIQKNAFQIPVQEKIDLLMKVNGEAMKNGAAFVTSNLFFINEQKYFASTDGSYIDQDVHRIWPTFTVTAIDKAAGKFKTRDALSSPMGMGYEYLDGLASEKIAGPKNLVGYRNSYDMVEDAIFAAQQAKEKITAKSVEAGKYDLVLDPNHLGLTIHESVGHPTELDRVLGYEANYAGTSFATLDKWKAGNFNYGSKLVNIVADKTQPNALGTVGYDDEGVPCKEWNIIKDGTLVNYQAIRDQVNILGENESHGCCYADNWSSVQFQRMPNVSLKPGTEKLNVNDMIKGVEKGIYIIGRGSYSIDQQRYNFQFGGQLFYEIKNGEIAGMLEDVAYQSNTQEFWNSCVQICDKDDYRTFGSFFDGKGQPSQVSAVSHGSSTTRFNGVNVINTGRKI